Genomic DNA from Candidatus Methylomirabilota bacterium:
TCATCGCGGGCGGCGCGGCGGGAGCCAGGGTGGCCGACGCTCTCTACGGGCTGGGCTGGACCGAGCTCGAGGGCAAGCGCCGTGACGCCGCCGCCGCGGCCTTTCAGCGTCTCGTCAGCGAGTTTCCTGACCATGCGCTCGCGCCCACTGCTGCCATCCAGCTCGCGCGCACCCTCATCGAGCTCAAGCGTGGCGAGGACGCGCAAGGCGTGCTGCAGGCTTTCGTCACCAAGAATCCCGAGCACAAGCTCGCCCCCGAGGCGCGCTACTGGCAGGCCCGGGCGCGCCTGGCTGCGGGCCAGACCGACCAGGCCGTGACCGATCTGCGCGCCTTTGCCAAGGCCTATCCCGCGCATGACCTGGCTCCCGCGGCACGCCGCGCCGTGCTCGACACCCTCATGAAGGAAGGCCGGAAGAGCGAGCTGGCCGACGAGTACACCGCGCTCATGTCGCAGAAGCCGTCCTCCGCCGACGGGCTCTACGATGCCGGCGCCATCGCGGGGCGGCTCGGCCGGTCGCGGGACGCGGAGGCCGCCTGGGTGCGCTTGCGCAAGGAGTTCCCCGAGCACGTGCTGACCGGTCGGGTCTCGCTGCAATCGGCCCAGGCGGCCTTCGCGAAGAATGCCTTCCGCGATGCCGCCACCCTGGCGCGCGCGGCCTCCAAGAGCCCCGAGGATCCGGTGCGCGGCGAGGCATTCCTGCTCGTGGGCGAGAGCGAGATGAAGCTGAAGCGCCCGGCGCAGGCCCTGCCCGCCTTCCAGGCTGCCGCCGACACGGCG
This window encodes:
- a CDS encoding tetratricopeptide repeat protein — its product is GLVILGAGASPAAALEEADRLFLVGEKAFDDGLYPVSRRMLERFVERFPSDGRAGEATLLLGKARLSQGAGEAALEAFRKAESFQPPPGKPGELRFWEAETFYRLKRWADARTAYADVIAGGAAGARVADALYGLGWTELEGKRRDAAAAAFQRLVSEFPDHALAPTAAIQLARTLIELKRGEDAQGVLQAFVTKNPEHKLAPEARYWQARARLAAGQTDQAVTDLRAFAKAYPAHDLAPAARRAVLDTLMKEGRKSELADEYTALMSQKPSSADGLYDAGAIAGRLGRSRDAEAAWVRLRKEFPEHVLTGRVSLQSAQAAFAKNAFRDAATLARAASKSPEDPVRGEAFLLVGESEMKLKRPAQALPAFQAAADTAGLEPALHFRALAGSGLALEEQKQWTQAAKYYEEVAEKSPDKTLAAWAKTRKAAVAANLKPGPKSGGKAEKR